Part of the Aureitalea marina genome, GCGGTCCTTTATCTATTAGCCTCCAAAATAGATCGTAATGAAGATTGATCAAACACCCAAGTTTACTGTCCTAAAGGATGAAAAGGGATATTTCCCTGCATTTGCAGCCTACCTGGATAAGGTCATACCTATTAAATTTGGGGATCATCACCTGGTGATCGATCTATTGGAGTTTACGGAGCTTGACTTGGATCAACTGCTCCTACTCCTAAAAGTGAGCACTTACCACCGTTCTACTAAGCATTCACTGGTCATTGTTAGTCAATCTGTGGATATAGACGATATACCTGCAGAACTGGTGGTTGTTCCGAGCCTACAGGAAGCAGCTGATATTATCGAAATGGAGGAGATCGAGCGAGATCTGGGATTTTAGATTAAACATCACCAAGTTTTGAAACTCACCGTATTAGGATGTTACGCAGCGACCCCGAGGGCTTTCACGAATCCAACCTCTCAAGTGTTGGAGATCAAGGGACAGCTCTTTCTGATCGATTGTGGCGAAGGGACTCAGGTCCAGCTTAGACGTTTTAAGGTGAAATTCTCCCGTATTGAACGGATCTTCATTTCCCATCTTCACGGTGACCACTTTTATGGATTGGTTGGGCTCATATCGACCTTCAGGCTACTTGGGAGGGATCGTGAGTTGCATATCTACGGTCCAAAAGGCATTAAAGAGGCTATTACCATGCAATTAAAACTTGGGGATTCCTGGACCAATTACCCCCTTTATTTTCACGAATTGGAGAGTAAGAAACCCCAGGTTATCTTTGAAAACAGCAAAGTAGTTGTGGAGACCATTCCGCTGGAACACCGGGTTTATACCAATGGCTATCTATTTCGAGAAAAGCCAGGTGATCGGAAGTTAATAGTCGAAGAAGCAGTTAAACACGGGGTGGACAAAAGTTACTTTAACAAAGCGAAAAAAGGCTTTGACGTGCCAGGAGAAGGGGATGAACTTGTTGCCAACCATCTGATCACCGAAGATCCTGACCCTCCCCGGTCTTATGCATTTTGTTCTGATACCATCTATTTGCCAAGATTGACCGAGCAATTAAAAGGCGTGGATTTCTTGTACCATGAGTCTACCTTCTTATCTGAACACGACCATCTGGCCACTAAAACCAAACACAGTACAGCTGCCCAGGCCGCTCAGATCGCCAAGGACGCCAGCGTCGGTAAACTGATACTCGGACATTATTCTACCCGTTATCCGGACATACAGGCCTTTGCCGATGATGCTGAGCGCATTTTTCAACCAGTAGAATTAGCAGAAGATGGCAAGGTGTTTGATTTCGACAAATAAGTTGTTATTGAGATAACCAATTAATAAGGATATCATCATTTTTTACCTCTGGCAAATGTTTTAACTTGCACATAAAAGCGTCAATAGTGCAGGATAATCTCTACGACAAACGGCAATCTTACGAAGGGGATCAACTGGATATATCTTCCATAGACCCCAACCCCATGCAGCAATTCAGAACCTGGTACTATCAGGTGGAAGAATATGGGGGAGTGACGGAAGTTAATGCTATGGCCGTATCCACCATTGGATTAGATGGATACCCCAAGACTCGAATGGTCTTGTTAAAAAAATATGATGAGAGAGGCTTTGTTTTCTACTCGAACTATCGTTCCGAAAAAGGAAGGAGCATCGATAAGAACCAGGAAGTCTGTCTGTCCTTCTTCTGGCCCAATCTGGAACGGCAGGTAATTATCAAAGGAATAGCCAAGAAAGCTCCAAAGGACGAATCCGACCATTACTTTGCTTCCAGGCCGCGAGGCAGTCAACTTGGGGCACTGGTTTCCGAGCAGAGTCAAATTGTGGGAAGCCGAAAGGAATTGGAAGAAGAACTGCAACGGTTGGAGCAGCACTATGAGAACAAAGACATTCCAAGACCAGAACATTGGGGAGGATATTTGGTAGAGCCTGTTGAGTTTGAATTCTGGCAGGGAAGGCCTAATCGGTTGCACGATCGGATCAGGTATCGATTAGATGGGATAGACTGGAGCATTGACCGCTTATCACCCTAACTAACTACACATGAAGACATTGTATTTGTTGCGACACGCCAAATCCTCCTGGAAACACGATGTGATCGACCATCAACGACCCCTTAAGCAGCGAGGCTTAAACGATGCTGTGTTGGTTTCCAAGCATGTTGTTGAACAGGTGAAAGCGCCACAGAAGATCATATCCAGTGATGCAGAGCGTGCCATGACCACAGCGCTCTTCTTTAAGGAGGCATTCAAGGTTAAGGACGAGGACTTTACAACCAATCACAATCTCTATGATTTTGGTGGGAGGCAAGTGCTGGAAATTATCAAGAACTTGAATGATTCCTGGAAGCGAGTCATGATCGTGGGTCATAATCACGCATTTACCAGCATAGCCAATATGTTGGGGGATGAGTACATAGAGAATTTACCGACCTGTGGTTTTGTGAAGCTGCAGTTTGACGAAAAGAACTGGAGGGATGTGAACGTAGGTAAGACCAAGTTAACCGTATTCCCTAGGCATCTAAAGACCAAGGAGGATGAGTGAGACCTTAATGAACAAAGAGGTGAGCAATCGCTACCTGAACCGTGAGCTGAGCTGGCTTCAGTTTAATGCGCGGGTGTTGCAGGAAGCGGAGGACATCAGTGTACCCCTGATCGAACGCCTGAGGTTTCTTGGAATTTTCTCTAATAACCTTGACGAATTCTTCAAGGTCCGCTATGCGACCATTCGGCGAATCGTAGAAGCAGGTAGAGAGGGTTTTAATGTGTTGGGAGGTATCACAGCCAAAGATCTGCTGGAAACCATTACCCAAACGGTGATCAGTCAGCAGGCCAATAGCATGAGCGTCCTTAGCGATATCACCCAGGAATTGCAAAAGGAGAACATCCACATCATAGACGAAACCCAGGTAAATGAAGAACAGGCGGAATTTATAAACTCTTATTTCATTCGGAATGTGAGTCCTGCATTGGCCACTATTATGGTATCCGAATTGGAGGAGTTTCCCGAGTTGAAGGATAGCGGGGCCTATTTGGCGATCAGAATGCTGATGAAACCAAATGACGAGACCTTCGAGCAACGGATCAATTATGCACTGATCGAAATTCCGAGGGTCATCGATCGCTTCGTGGTTTTACCCTCCAGCGGTGAGAAGAAGTTCATTATCATGCTGGACGATCTGATCCGATTCAGCCTGGGCAATATCTTCAATATCTTTGAATATGAGGAGATAACTGCTCATATGATCAAGATCACCCGGGATGCGGAACTGGATATCGACAGTGATCTTTCCAGGAGTTTCTTAGAAAAGATCTCCAAGGGTGTAAAGGGACGTAGTTCTGGCGTTCCGGTGCGTTTTGTTTACGACAAAGAGATCGATAATGAGACCTTGGCATTCCTGCTCACCAAAATGGATATACACGATACAGACAGTATTATTCCCGGTGGGCGGTATCACAACCGGCGTGATTATATGGGCTTCCCTGACCTGGGAAGAAAAGACCTGCTCTACGAACCTAAAACACCTTTGCCTATACCAGGACTGAGCTTGCAGGGCAGTATGCTGGACGAAATATCGAAAAAGGATTACTTGCTTTATTCCCCTTACCAATCCTTTGCCTATGTGGTAAAGTTTCTAAGAGAGGCTGCCATCGACCCCAAGGTGAAAACCATCAAGATCACCATTTACAGACTGGCCTCCATCAGTCATATTGCGGGGTCATTGATCAATGCCGTAAAGAACGGCAAGGAAGTGACCGTTCAAATCGAATTACAGGCCAGATTTGACGAGGCAGCCAACATTCGCTACGCCGAACAAATGCAGACCGAAGGGGTCAAGCTGATTTTTGGGGTTACCGGTCTTAAGGTACACTGTAAGGCCTGCGTGGTGGAGAGATTGGAAAGTCAGAAGTTAAGGCGATATTCTTTTATCAGCACCGGTAATTTCAATGAATCCACGGCACGCATCTATACGGATTATACGCTGTTCACTGCTAATCCGAAGATCGGGAAGGAGATCAATAAGGTCTTCGACTTTTTTGAGGTGAATTATCAGGTCAAAAAGTATCGACACCTGATCGTTTCTCCTCATTATACGCGGAACGCTTTCAATAATCTGATCCAACAAGAAGTAGAGAACCACAAGAACGGATTATCCAGCGGCATCCGACTTAAGCTGAATAGTCTGTCAGACTTCAAGATGATCGACAAGCTCTATGACGCCAGCAGGGCAGGAGTGAAGATTCAATTGATCGTACGTGGTATTTGTTGCCTGATCCCCGGAGTAGAAGGGATGTCAGAAAATATTGAGGTGATCAGTATCGTGGACAAATTCCTGGAACACCCCAGATTGTATATATTTGAGAATGCCGGAGATCCCAAATATTATATCTCGTCGGCAGATTTTATGAGCCGGAACCTGGATCGCCGGGTTGAGATCAGTTGTCCGATATACGATCCCGATATCAAAAGAGAGTTGGAGGACACCTTCCAGATCAGTTGGAATGACAATGTCAAGGCCAGGGTTATCTCGGACAAACAGGACAATGCCTATCGCAAGAATGACAAACCACCAGCCCGCTCCCAGTTTGAGCTATATGATTACTACCTGAATAAACTGAAAGAATTTGATTCACATTGAAAAATATGCGGCCATCGACATTGGCTCCAATGCCATTCGATTGCTGATAGCGACCATAATTGAGAAGGAAGGATTCCCCACCCAAGTAAAAAAAACCTCCCTGGTTCGTGTGCCCATTCGGCTAGGTGCAGATGTTTTCCTAAACGGCAGGATATCAGTAAACAACTACAGGCGCATGGTAGACGCCATGAACGCTTATAGTTTATTAATGAAGACTCATGGAGTCTCTAGCTACAGGGCTTGTGCTACGTCTGCCATGCGAGAAGCCGAAAATGGTGAAGAGCTGGCCAGGCAGATCCGAAAGGCCACCGGGGTCAATATCCAGATCATCAATGGTCAGGAAGAGGCCACCATTATTGCGAGTACCAACCTTTGGAACCAGATAGATCCGGACAAGACCTATCTCTACGTTGATGTAGGAGGTGGAAGTACAGAATTTACCGTCTTTTCAGACCGCCATAACATCGTATCAAAATCCTTTAAGTTAGGAACGGTACGTATACTGAACGATATGGTGAGCGACAAGGTGTGGGACGATGTTAAAAAGTGGATCAAAAAGAATACGGGTAAGTACGAGAAGATCAGCCTGATCGGTTCCGGAGGTAATATCAACAGTATCTACAAAAGCAGTGGTCGGAAAATAGGTAAACCCCTCAGTTACCTCTATCTCTACAACTTTTACCAGAAGCTCAAGTCCATGAACTATCATGAACGGATCTTTAATCTGCAAATGAATCCGGATCGAGCTGATGTTATCCTTCCAGCTTCACGAATTTACCTTTCTGCGATGAAATGGAGCAATGCCAAGAATGTATATGTACCCAAGATAGGTTTGTCCGACGGCATTATAAAAACGCTCTATAACGAACGCCAGGCCAGGAATATAGAAGTGAACTCCTGAGTATAGGCAACTTTTTTCCAGTTTTAGACGTCGAGCAATAAACAAACTGTATTGGCGGAACGCGTCTGCACTATATCGATTGGATTCTAATTGGTGTGAAGTAACTAGCCGTGCATGGTCTCTTGCTTCCCAAGATCTTTAATAAGTTCGGCCTCATGAGTCAGTAGATCCTGCCACTTCTGATCAACTTCTTCCCGGTTTCCGTACTTCCTGGCAAATCCCAAAAACATGGTGTAGTGATTGGCCTCGGAGATCATAAGCTTTCGGTAGAAATCGGCCAGTTTCTTGTCTGGAAGTTCTTCGCTGAGCAGCCTGAAGCGTTCACAACTCCGTGCCTCGATTAGTGCAGCATACAACAAGCGGTGGATCAACTGATCCAGACGGCTGCCTCCCTTGGGAAAGAATTTCATCAGATCGTTAACATAGACGTCCTTCCGCTCCCTGCCCAATACATAACCTCGTTCCAATAGCCTGTCGTGAACCATTTTAAAGTGGCTCATCTCTTCCTGTGCCAATAAGGTCATCTCGTCTACCAATTCACTGTATTCAGGATAACCTATGATGAGCGAAATAGCCGTTGACGCTGCCTTTTGTTCACAATAGGCGTGATCTGTAAGGATCTCTTCAATATTCTTCTCTACGATATTGACCCAACGCGGATCGGTGGGCAGCTTTAGCCCCAGCATCTTAATATTCTCCTGGTTCTCCATGGTATTAAATATCGAGATCGAAGGACTTGCGCAGATCTTCGACCAAAGGGTTCTTCTTTTTCATCAGTTCGAACTTCTCCCTGGGGGTATAGGCATACCTTTTTGTCTCCGTTTCGTTTACCTCTATGGAAAGATCGACCTGATCATTCTTGAGCTGCGTACGGATATATCGCAGCAATTCAGGCTTAGCCCGCTCCAATTCCACCTTGATCGTACTATTGGGGAAGACCAGATGGATCAAATGCCCTTCCAGTCGAGGTACTCCCATGGAAAGATGGGAATGTAAGTTAAACCGCCCATCCTTTTCGATCTTACTGGCAAAGCTATTCCAGGCATCCAGCATATCACCTTCTGTAAATTCTTCCCGCAGTTCCTGGCGTTGAACATCCCTGGACTGTCGCTGAAGTTCAAGCTCCTTTTTCTTTCGTACACTTTTAAGCGATAGGCCTGAAACTTTTTCTGCATTGCGCTTAACGAGCCTTTTGGCAGCTTGAACATCCGGTTCAGTGGATAGTTCTGTGGGCTCTGGCGACACATCATCCTCTTTGGCCGGCTTTGAAAGTTCACTTTCCGGATTGATCGGTTTAGCAATGGGATTATCCTGTTTAACTGGGATTTCGGGTCTAGCTTCTTCTTTAGACCCAGGGTTCTTAACCGGAGGAAGTATTTTTAGGCTAGTCTTTTTTTTTTCGAGGCCTTGACCTATAGAAGCTAATTTCATCAGGCATAACTCCACTAGCAAGCGTTGATTGCGGCTACTCTTGTATTCCAGGTCACAGGAATTGGCCAGATCTATAGCCTGCATCAAGAACGATTCTGTCACCTCCTTTGCCTGTTCCAGGTAGCGTTTTCGGATGTCTAAACCAACCTCCAATAAATCCAGGGTTTGAGGGTTCTTACCAACAAGCAGATCCCTAAAATGAGAAGCCAGCCCCGAGATAAAGTGACGGCCATCGAAACCAGAGGCCAGGACCTCGTTAAAGGCGGATAGCAATTCCGGAATCTGGTGAGCCAAGATCATATCGGTCA contains:
- a CDS encoding ribonuclease Z translates to MKIDQTPKFTVLKDEKGYFPAFAAYLDKVIPIKFGDHHLVIDLLEFTELDLDQLLLLLKVSTYHRSTKHSLVIVSQSVDIDDIPAELVVVPSLQEAADIIEMEEIERDLGF
- a CDS encoding ribonuclease Z produces the protein MKLTVLGCYAATPRAFTNPTSQVLEIKGQLFLIDCGEGTQVQLRRFKVKFSRIERIFISHLHGDHFYGLVGLISTFRLLGRDRELHIYGPKGIKEAITMQLKLGDSWTNYPLYFHELESKKPQVIFENSKVVVETIPLEHRVYTNGYLFREKPGDRKLIVEEAVKHGVDKSYFNKAKKGFDVPGEGDELVANHLITEDPDPPRSYAFCSDTIYLPRLTEQLKGVDFLYHESTFLSEHDHLATKTKHSTAAQAAQIAKDASVGKLILGHYSTRYPDIQAFADDAERIFQPVELAEDGKVFDFDK
- the pdxH gene encoding pyridoxamine 5'-phosphate oxidase, which encodes MQDNLYDKRQSYEGDQLDISSIDPNPMQQFRTWYYQVEEYGGVTEVNAMAVSTIGLDGYPKTRMVLLKKYDERGFVFYSNYRSEKGRSIDKNQEVCLSFFWPNLERQVIIKGIAKKAPKDESDHYFASRPRGSQLGALVSEQSQIVGSRKELEEELQRLEQHYENKDIPRPEHWGGYLVEPVEFEFWQGRPNRLHDRIRYRLDGIDWSIDRLSP
- a CDS encoding SixA phosphatase family protein; this encodes MKTLYLLRHAKSSWKHDVIDHQRPLKQRGLNDAVLVSKHVVEQVKAPQKIISSDAERAMTTALFFKEAFKVKDEDFTTNHNLYDFGGRQVLEIIKNLNDSWKRVMIVGHNHAFTSIANMLGDEYIENLPTCGFVKLQFDEKNWRDVNVGKTKLTVFPRHLKTKEDE
- the ppk1 gene encoding polyphosphate kinase 1 translates to MSETLMNKEVSNRYLNRELSWLQFNARVLQEAEDISVPLIERLRFLGIFSNNLDEFFKVRYATIRRIVEAGREGFNVLGGITAKDLLETITQTVISQQANSMSVLSDITQELQKENIHIIDETQVNEEQAEFINSYFIRNVSPALATIMVSELEEFPELKDSGAYLAIRMLMKPNDETFEQRINYALIEIPRVIDRFVVLPSSGEKKFIIMLDDLIRFSLGNIFNIFEYEEITAHMIKITRDAELDIDSDLSRSFLEKISKGVKGRSSGVPVRFVYDKEIDNETLAFLLTKMDIHDTDSIIPGGRYHNRRDYMGFPDLGRKDLLYEPKTPLPIPGLSLQGSMLDEISKKDYLLYSPYQSFAYVVKFLREAAIDPKVKTIKITIYRLASISHIAGSLINAVKNGKEVTVQIELQARFDEAANIRYAEQMQTEGVKLIFGVTGLKVHCKACVVERLESQKLRRYSFISTGNFNESTARIYTDYTLFTANPKIGKEINKVFDFFEVNYQVKKYRHLIVSPHYTRNAFNNLIQQEVENHKNGLSSGIRLKLNSLSDFKMIDKLYDASRAGVKIQLIVRGICCLIPGVEGMSENIEVISIVDKFLEHPRLYIFENAGDPKYYISSADFMSRNLDRRVEISCPIYDPDIKRELEDTFQISWNDNVKARVISDKQDNAYRKNDKPPARSQFELYDYYLNKLKEFDSH
- a CDS encoding exopolyphosphatase gives rise to the protein MIHIEKYAAIDIGSNAIRLLIATIIEKEGFPTQVKKTSLVRVPIRLGADVFLNGRISVNNYRRMVDAMNAYSLLMKTHGVSSYRACATSAMREAENGEELARQIRKATGVNIQIINGQEEATIIASTNLWNQIDPDKTYLYVDVGGGSTEFTVFSDRHNIVSKSFKLGTVRILNDMVSDKVWDDVKKWIKKNTGKYEKISLIGSGGNINSIYKSSGRKIGKPLSYLYLYNFYQKLKSMNYHERIFNLQMNPDRADVILPASRIYLSAMKWSNAKNVYVPKIGLSDGIIKTLYNERQARNIEVNS
- a CDS encoding tRNA-(ms[2]io[6]A)-hydroxylase is translated as MLGLKLPTDPRWVNIVEKNIEEILTDHAYCEQKAASTAISLIIGYPEYSELVDEMTLLAQEEMSHFKMVHDRLLERGYVLGRERKDVYVNDLMKFFPKGGSRLDQLIHRLLYAALIEARSCERFRLLSEELPDKKLADFYRKLMISEANHYTMFLGFARKYGNREEVDQKWQDLLTHEAELIKDLGKQETMHG
- a CDS encoding DNA polymerase III subunit gamma/tau; translated protein: MEHFIVSARKYRPTRFEDVVGQQAITNTLENAIAQDHLAQALLFTGPRGVGKTTCARILAKRINEDEDHQKEEDFAFNIFELDAASNNSVDDIRSLIDQVRIPPQIGKYKVYIIDEVHMLSSSAFNAFLKTLEEPPSHAIFILATTEKHKIIPTILSRCQIFDFRRITVQDIKEQLAKVAEQEGIDAEDDALHLIAQKADGAMRDALSIFDRVVSFAGNKLTRQTVAQNLHVLDHEVYLSMTDMILAHQIPELLSAFNEVLASGFDGRHFISGLASHFRDLLVGKNPQTLDLLEVGLDIRKRYLEQAKEVTESFLMQAIDLANSCDLEYKSSRNQRLLVELCLMKLASIGQGLEKKKTSLKILPPVKNPGSKEEARPEIPVKQDNPIAKPINPESELSKPAKEDDVSPEPTELSTEPDVQAAKRLVKRNAEKVSGLSLKSVRKKKELELQRQSRDVQRQELREEFTEGDMLDAWNSFASKIEKDGRFNLHSHLSMGVPRLEGHLIHLVFPNSTIKVELERAKPELLRYIRTQLKNDQVDLSIEVNETETKRYAYTPREKFELMKKKNPLVEDLRKSFDLDI